A single genomic interval of Bos taurus isolate L1 Dominette 01449 registration number 42190680 breed Hereford chromosome 6, ARS-UCD2.0, whole genome shotgun sequence harbors:
- the LOC784058 gene encoding dynein light chain 1, cytoplasmic has product MCDRKAVIKNADMSEEMQQDSVECATQALEKYNIEKDIAAHIKKEFDKKYNPTWHCIVGRNFGSYVTHETKHFIYFYLGQVAILLFKSG; this is encoded by the coding sequence ATGTGTGACCGAAAGGCCGTTATCAAGAATGCCGATATGTCGGAGGAGATGCAACAGGACTCGGTGGAGTGTGCTACTCAGGCATTGGAAAAGTATAATATAGAGAAGGACATTGCGGCCCATATCAAGAAGGAGTTTGACAAGAAGTACAACCCCACCTGGCACTGCATCGTGGGGAGGAACTTCGGTAGTTATGTGACACATGAAACCAAACACTTCATCTACTTCTACCTGGGCCAAGTGGCCATTCTCCTGTTCAAATCTGGTTAA